A stretch of the Candidatus Jettenia sp. AMX2 genome encodes the following:
- a CDS encoding efflux RND transporter permease subunit, which produces MDIVSFAIKKPVTVIVGVIFVVLFGIIGLKNMPYQLTPTVIEPEITVTTTWKGATPHEVEREIIEEQEKVLKGTKGLVEMESESFNGSGRINLKFAIGTRIDDALLRVSNKLNEVPSYPENVDRPIINATGANASPVIWMILNTTGENPNPVDVYRTYLENDVLQYLERVEGVADLFVRGGREKEMHIIISPERLAAYGITIKEFIDTLQQENINISAGNVGVGRRDYRIRSIGEFNSVEDIENVVIKSTGQKRILLSDIAKVNFGYEKPADVMMRNGRDGIALGVVPEPGTNILDFTDRVEEVFAWLNSGILKEQQLQLEWVYDQRPYIKGAIRLVRNNIFIGGILAVIVLLVFLRSVSSTIIITTSIPISILGTFIFMSGLGRNLNVISLAGISFAVGMLVDNAIVVLENIDRHRKMEKSAFESAYQGTKEVWGAILASTLTTIAVFLPIVFIQEEAGQLFRDIAIAVTFAVALSLFVSVFVIPMFSKQLFSLSGKNTPSRKNIFIEAGNVFTNSLMKMVRIVIKDWRTRLITILLLTAFSILSTVILLPKMEYLPQGNRNLVISVLIPPPGLSYQERREIGEHIYNMAEPFMRKDHNGFPGIQDMFYIGTETRMFFGARSIHEERAGELVPLFREIINSIPGMHGISMQAQIFETQLGKGRTIDVDISSHDLNHAIGTAFTLFGSLAKEIPGAQIRPVPSLEILYPEIKIIPDRDRLMAVGMNATDFGIALDIFMDGRKIGDFKQEGHKKIDLIVKASTENISSPEVLYNSLLVVPEKRIVPIYSLAGLERTTGISSIRHLERNRTVSLQVTPPDTLPLQEAMEIVEGKILQSLYKQGILSDVVVAIAGAADKLTETKQLLQWNFILAIIITYLLMSSLFGNFIYPFIILFTVPLAAAGGFIGLQLVNIFITSQPFDVLTMLGFVILIGIVVNNAILIVHQALNNIRYHDMDYREAVLESTRTRLRPIYMSASTSVFGMLPLVIAPGPGSELYRGLGSVVLGGLALSTIFTVFLIPAILMFFIKMEKPEKKNGNNKVIIQNMEL; this is translated from the coding sequence TTGGACATCGTCAGCTTCGCTATTAAAAAACCCGTTACGGTTATCGTGGGGGTTATTTTTGTGGTCCTTTTTGGGATAATCGGACTGAAAAACATGCCCTATCAACTGACCCCGACGGTTATAGAGCCTGAGATTACCGTAACAACGACCTGGAAAGGTGCAACACCGCACGAAGTAGAACGCGAGATCATAGAGGAACAGGAAAAGGTATTAAAAGGAACAAAGGGACTCGTCGAAATGGAGAGTGAGTCCTTCAATGGTTCCGGAAGAATTAACCTGAAATTCGCAATTGGTACAAGAATAGACGATGCCCTCTTGCGGGTTTCAAACAAACTGAACGAAGTTCCATCATATCCCGAAAATGTTGACAGACCAATCATCAATGCCACCGGTGCTAATGCCTCTCCTGTTATCTGGATGATACTGAATACTACCGGTGAAAATCCCAACCCGGTTGATGTTTACAGGACATATCTTGAAAATGATGTACTCCAATACCTGGAGAGGGTAGAAGGGGTGGCAGATCTTTTCGTTCGCGGCGGCAGGGAAAAAGAGATGCATATAATTATCAGCCCGGAAAGGCTGGCAGCCTATGGTATTACCATAAAAGAATTTATAGACACCCTCCAGCAGGAGAATATAAACATTTCTGCTGGAAATGTCGGGGTTGGAAGAAGGGATTACCGGATAAGGAGCATAGGAGAATTTAATTCCGTTGAAGATATTGAGAATGTTGTAATCAAATCAACAGGTCAGAAACGCATCCTGCTTTCTGATATTGCCAAGGTAAATTTTGGATATGAGAAGCCTGCAGATGTAATGATGCGTAACGGAAGGGATGGGATAGCATTAGGGGTCGTGCCTGAGCCTGGAACAAATATCCTGGATTTTACTGACAGGGTTGAAGAGGTATTTGCATGGTTAAACTCGGGAATACTTAAAGAACAACAACTTCAGCTCGAGTGGGTTTATGATCAGAGACCTTATATAAAGGGAGCAATCAGGCTCGTAAGAAACAATATTTTTATTGGTGGAATCCTTGCTGTTATTGTTCTTCTGGTTTTCCTGAGGAGTGTTTCATCAACAATCATTATTACAACATCTATCCCGATAAGTATCCTGGGTACCTTTATTTTCATGAGTGGTCTGGGAAGAAATCTCAATGTTATCAGCCTTGCAGGCATTTCCTTTGCTGTTGGAATGCTCGTGGATAATGCTATCGTGGTTTTGGAAAATATCGATCGCCACAGGAAAATGGAAAAATCAGCTTTTGAGTCTGCCTATCAGGGTACAAAAGAAGTCTGGGGGGCAATACTGGCATCAACCCTCACGACTATTGCGGTTTTCCTGCCGATCGTATTTATTCAGGAAGAAGCAGGGCAGTTATTCAGAGATATTGCCATAGCGGTTACTTTTGCTGTAGCCCTGAGCCTCTTTGTTTCTGTCTTCGTTATCCCCATGTTCTCAAAACAACTGTTCAGCCTCTCCGGAAAAAACACACCATCCCGTAAAAACATCTTTATAGAAGCAGGCAATGTATTTACGAATAGCTTGATGAAAATGGTTAGGATTGTAATAAAAGACTGGAGAACACGGCTCATTACAATACTTCTGCTTACGGCATTTTCCATTCTATCCACCGTTATTTTATTACCCAAAATGGAATACCTTCCCCAGGGGAACAGAAACCTTGTTATATCAGTACTTATCCCCCCCCCGGGACTCTCCTACCAGGAAAGAAGAGAAATAGGAGAACATATTTACAACATGGCAGAACCTTTTATGAGGAAAGACCATAATGGATTCCCAGGCATACAGGATATGTTTTACATTGGTACGGAAACACGAATGTTCTTTGGCGCAAGAAGTATCCATGAAGAACGTGCGGGAGAACTGGTACCGTTATTCAGGGAGATAATCAACAGTATTCCCGGCATGCACGGTATCAGTATGCAGGCGCAAATATTTGAGACACAGCTTGGCAAGGGAAGGACTATTGATGTTGATATTAGTAGCCATGACTTAAACCATGCAATAGGAACAGCTTTTACTCTTTTTGGATCACTGGCAAAAGAGATTCCCGGCGCCCAGATACGTCCTGTACCATCCCTTGAAATCCTCTACCCGGAAATCAAGATAATCCCGGACAGAGACCGTCTGATGGCAGTCGGGATGAATGCAACGGATTTTGGTATAGCGCTCGATATCTTCATGGATGGTAGAAAAATAGGAGATTTCAAACAGGAAGGACACAAAAAGATCGATCTCATAGTAAAGGCATCTACAGAGAATATCTCATCTCCTGAAGTGTTATACAATTCCCTTCTCGTAGTACCGGAGAAAAGAATCGTCCCCATATATTCTCTCGCAGGGCTTGAAAGAACAACGGGCATCTCGTCAATAAGACATCTTGAAAGAAACCGGACCGTGTCCCTTCAGGTCACCCCCCCCGATACCCTGCCGCTGCAGGAGGCAATGGAAATTGTTGAAGGTAAAATTCTTCAATCTTTATACAAACAAGGGATACTGTCAGATGTTGTTGTTGCAATAGCCGGTGCAGCAGATAAACTGACAGAAACGAAACAATTGCTCCAATGGAATTTTATCCTCGCAATTATTATTACCTATTTACTCATGTCTTCATTATTTGGCAATTTTATCTATCCATTCATCATCCTGTTTACTGTCCCACTTGCAGCCGCAGGAGGGTTTATTGGTTTACAGTTGGTGAACATCTTCATTACGTCACAACCCTTTGACGTCCTTACCATGCTTGGTTTTGTGATATTGATCGGGATTGTTGTAAACAATGCAATCCTCATTGTCCATCAGGCGTTAAATAATATCCGGTACCATGACATGGACTATCGGGAAGCCGTACTTGAATCAACCAGGACACGGCTAAGGCCTATTTATATGAGCGCATCTACCAGCGTCTTTGGTATGCTTCCCCTTGTTATTGCTCCGGGTCCAGGGTCAGAATTATACAGAGGACTTGGAAGTGTTGTCCTGGGAGGACTTGCCTTATCAACAATTTTTACCGTTTTTTTGATACCTGCAATTTTGATGTTTTTTATCAAGATGGAAAAACCAGAAAAAAAGAACGGTAATAACAAAGTAATTATTCAAAATATGGAATTGTGA
- a CDS encoding efflux RND transporter periplasmic adaptor subunit yields the protein MSKRIYGYILIVIAGVLITCNSLLFGEDITHLPPAKVVVSEVVTSTIIPETEFIGTVYYIQVSNVASEVSGKIDMLSFEEGERVRKGHALAEINSDLLKKAIKTKTASYKKVLSDLELAKKDFVRVESLFREKVVAEQIYDDYRFRVTGLEKESASIKAEIEGLKVELQKKVVTAPFDGVIIKKHTDVGEWLSPGSIVASLARDDIVDVIVNVPEEVCILLTPGMEIPVRTRGREIHGKIFTVVPHGDIATRTFPVKIRINNSHSLIAGAEARVSLPRGEERKTLLVKRDALIPVLGNTVVFAVVDSFARMIPVKVTGYHGIMAGIESPELEEGMKVVIKGNERLQNHQMVNIINVVKIQPDKRTL from the coding sequence ATGAGCAAGAGAATTTATGGATATATTCTTATCGTTATTGCAGGTGTTCTGATTACCTGCAATTCGCTCCTTTTTGGTGAAGATATTACTCATTTGCCCCCGGCAAAGGTTGTTGTGTCAGAAGTCGTGACCAGTACAATCATTCCTGAGACTGAGTTCATCGGAACGGTATACTATATCCAGGTCTCAAATGTTGCTTCCGAAGTAAGCGGTAAGATAGACATGCTATCCTTTGAAGAAGGAGAAAGAGTAAGGAAAGGGCATGCCCTGGCAGAAATTAATTCAGATTTACTCAAAAAAGCCATCAAAACAAAAACGGCATCCTATAAAAAAGTACTGTCTGATCTGGAATTGGCAAAAAAAGACTTTGTAAGGGTTGAAAGTCTGTTCAGAGAAAAGGTTGTGGCAGAACAGATATACGACGACTACAGATTTAGAGTCACAGGTCTTGAAAAAGAATCTGCATCAATCAAGGCTGAAATTGAAGGTCTTAAAGTAGAATTGCAAAAAAAAGTTGTTACGGCCCCCTTTGATGGGGTAATTATCAAAAAGCATACAGATGTAGGAGAATGGCTTTCACCGGGATCAATAGTGGCATCGCTCGCACGGGATGATATTGTAGACGTTATTGTAAACGTACCAGAAGAGGTATGCATTTTACTTACACCGGGAATGGAGATACCGGTAAGAACGCGCGGGAGGGAGATTCACGGAAAAATCTTTACCGTAGTACCCCACGGTGATATTGCAACAAGAACCTTTCCCGTAAAGATTCGTATCAACAACTCCCACTCACTTATTGCAGGAGCAGAAGCAAGGGTAAGCTTACCGAGAGGAGAAGAGAGAAAGACCCTTCTGGTAAAAAGGGATGCTCTTATTCCTGTGTTAGGAAACACCGTTGTATTTGCAGTTGTCGATTCATTTGCCAGGATGATACCGGTAAAAGTAACAGGATATCACGGAATAATGGCTGGTATCGAATCGCCTGAGCTGGAAGAAGGAATGAAAGTCGTCATTAAGGGAAACGAACGGCTTCAGAATCATCAAATGGTGAACATCATAAACGTGGTAAAGATTCAGCCTGATAAGAGAACACTGTAA
- a CDS encoding TetR/AcrR family transcriptional regulator, whose protein sequence is MPISKDSAVYRTEETLSTREKILEASLKLFSSKGYLGTTTREIASEAGIAEVTLFRYFPSKEKLFEEVINTNSFLPTLRGILPKIMVMSYREALTVIAARFLETLTLRKDLIQIMHLEIQRYPEKIQKIYHAFIDEMFKTLASYFKAMQEKTALREFDAETAARAFLGMFFSYFTAEEFLLHKKYKTGDTNLIISEFVGIFIQGTLR, encoded by the coding sequence ATGCCTATAAGTAAAGATTCTGCAGTTTACCGTACAGAAGAAACGCTTTCCACACGAGAAAAAATTCTTGAGGCCTCACTGAAGCTTTTTTCATCAAAAGGGTACCTAGGAACAACTACACGGGAGATTGCAAGTGAAGCAGGCATAGCGGAGGTTACGCTCTTCAGGTATTTCCCTTCCAAGGAAAAACTTTTCGAGGAGGTAATAAACACGAATTCATTTCTTCCTACATTAAGAGGAATCTTGCCAAAAATCATGGTTATGTCTTACCGGGAGGCTTTGACCGTCATTGCAGCAAGATTTTTAGAGACCCTTACCCTGAGGAAAGATCTGATACAGATCATGCATCTGGAAATCCAGAGATATCCTGAAAAGATTCAAAAGATTTACCATGCATTTATTGACGAGATGTTTAAAACCCTGGCATCATATTTCAAAGCAATGCAGGAAAAAACCGCTCTCAGGGAATTTGATGCTGAAACTGCCGCACGTGCATTCCTCGGCATGTTCTTCTCCTATTTCACAGCAGAAGAATTTTTATTACACAAGAAATATAAAACAGGCGATACAAACCTCATAATCAGTGAATTTGTAGGAATTTTTATTCAGGGGACATTGAGATGA
- a CDS encoding heme-binding protein produces the protein MITLNDARRVIAAAEKKAEEIGQPMNIAVVDTGGNLVSHVRMDGAWIGSIDISIKKAYTSRAFDISTKDLAVHCQSGEQFFGIHASNNGRVMIFAGGIPLKQNGKIVGAIGVSGGSGEQDHTVAEAGTAAF, from the coding sequence ATGATTACACTGAATGATGCAAGAAGGGTTATTGCCGCAGCAGAAAAGAAGGCAGAAGAGATTGGTCAACCAATGAATATTGCTGTTGTTGATACTGGAGGGAACCTGGTAAGCCATGTGAGAATGGATGGGGCATGGATAGGAAGCATTGACATTTCAATCAAGAAGGCATATACCTCACGTGCTTTTGATATTTCGACAAAGGATCTCGCCGTCCATTGTCAGTCCGGAGAACAGTTCTTTGGCATACATGCATCGAACAACGGACGGGTAATGATATTCGCAGGTGGTATCCCTCTTAAGCAAAATGGTAAGATCGTAGGGGCTATAGGGGTAAGTGGTGGTTCCGGAGAACAGGACCATACTGTAGCGGAGGCGGGGACTGCGGCTTTTTAA
- a CDS encoding dicarboxylate/amino acid:cation symporter — protein sequence MIKLALHWKIIAGLVLGVIWGLFANYAGLTKFTANWIAPFGTIFINLLKLIAVPLVVTSLITGISSLKDISMLSRMGSKTIIMYLISTFVAVTIGLTIVNIIKPGHSFSPEKREEFKQLYAPLVTESAITAERLKGEGPLQPFVDIVPQNIFFSLQDNTKMLQVIFFSIFFGIALAMISGEKTLIVKDFFRGINEAVLKMVDLVMRIAPYGVFALLAALVAGFTGNMMELFTALGLYSLTVLSGLAIMVFVIYPIILRLLTKIKVINFFRAVAPAQMLAFSTSSSAATLPVTMEVCEKELGISREVTGFVLPLGATINMDGTSLYQAVAAVFIAQAFGYNLTISQQFMIVLMTVLASIGAAPIPGAGMVMLIIILQSIGIHPGGLSLIFATDRILDMCRTVVNVTGDSVIASIVATGEKHITLSHWQYGSDVTSTISGNEHIK from the coding sequence ATGATAAAATTAGCATTACACTGGAAAATTATTGCTGGCCTTGTATTGGGAGTTATCTGGGGCTTATTTGCAAATTATGCAGGGTTGACTAAATTCACCGCAAACTGGATTGCCCCTTTCGGAACCATCTTTATTAACCTGCTAAAGCTTATCGCAGTTCCCCTGGTGGTAACTTCATTGATCACAGGCATTTCCAGCTTAAAAGATATATCCATGCTATCAAGAATGGGAAGTAAAACGATCATTATGTACCTCATCTCAACGTTCGTAGCCGTTACTATAGGTTTGACAATAGTAAATATCATAAAACCCGGGCATTCTTTTTCCCCGGAAAAAAGAGAAGAATTTAAGCAATTGTATGCACCACTGGTTACAGAAAGTGCGATAACCGCAGAAAGATTAAAAGGTGAAGGGCCCTTGCAGCCTTTCGTAGATATTGTTCCGCAAAATATTTTTTTCTCCTTACAGGACAACACCAAAATGTTGCAAGTTATTTTTTTTTCCATTTTCTTTGGTATTGCACTGGCAATGATCTCCGGTGAAAAAACACTGATAGTAAAGGATTTTTTTAGAGGAATTAACGAGGCAGTATTAAAAATGGTGGATCTGGTTATGCGAATTGCCCCTTATGGTGTTTTTGCATTACTCGCCGCACTGGTAGCGGGTTTTACGGGAAATATGATGGAACTGTTCACAGCATTGGGATTGTATTCATTAACTGTCCTCTCAGGCCTCGCAATTATGGTTTTTGTAATCTATCCCATCATCCTAAGGCTTCTAACAAAAATTAAAGTTATCAATTTTTTCAGAGCTGTAGCCCCTGCCCAGATGTTAGCGTTTTCTACAAGCTCCAGTGCTGCCACTCTCCCGGTAACTATGGAAGTATGTGAAAAGGAACTAGGTATTTCCAGAGAAGTTACCGGCTTTGTTTTACCTCTCGGTGCTACCATAAACATGGATGGTACAAGTTTGTATCAGGCGGTTGCAGCAGTCTTTATAGCACAGGCATTCGGTTATAACTTAACGATCTCACAGCAGTTCATGATCGTTCTCATGACGGTACTCGCATCTATAGGTGCGGCGCCGATTCCCGGTGCCGGGATGGTAATGCTGATTATCATTTTGCAATCCATCGGAATTCACCCCGGTGGATTATCCCTGATCTTTGCGACGGACCGGATTCTTGATATGTGCAGAACAGTGGTAAATGTAACCGGAGATTCCGTAATAGCATCAATAGTGGCGACTGGTGAGAAACACATTACATTGAGTCATTGGCAATATGGCAGTGACGTAACCAGCACTATTTCAGGTAATGAACACATAAAATAA
- a CDS encoding TIGR00730 family Rossman fold protein, which yields MIEDLRKTDTWRVFRIQSELVEGFENLYNLGPAVTIFGSARLEADSYYYQKSEELGKMLSESGFCVITGGGPGIMEGANKGAKMGKGKSVGLNIDLPLEQIPNKYQDITLNFRYFFLRKLMFIKYAVAFVIFPGGFGTLDELFEALTLVQTHKIDTFPIILFGSEYWKGLIDWMKNTLVVEKTISSEDFELFQLFDDTTEICNLLKKCSKTSGISTAIDELK from the coding sequence ATGATCGAAGATTTAAGAAAGACAGATACCTGGCGTGTATTCAGAATTCAGTCAGAACTTGTAGAAGGTTTTGAAAACCTTTACAATCTCGGCCCGGCAGTAACCATCTTCGGGAGCGCAAGGCTCGAAGCCGACTCCTACTATTACCAAAAGTCCGAAGAATTGGGAAAAATGCTTTCCGAATCAGGTTTTTGTGTTATTACAGGCGGTGGTCCCGGGATTATGGAAGGAGCAAACAAAGGAGCAAAGATGGGCAAAGGTAAATCGGTCGGCCTGAATATCGATCTGCCACTCGAACAAATTCCCAATAAGTATCAGGATATCACCCTCAACTTCAGATACTTTTTTTTGAGAAAGCTCATGTTCATTAAATATGCCGTGGCTTTTGTTATCTTCCCTGGCGGATTTGGTACCCTTGATGAACTCTTTGAAGCACTTACCCTCGTCCAAACACACAAAATAGATACTTTCCCCATAATACTTTTCGGCAGTGAATACTGGAAGGGATTAATTGACTGGATGAAAAATACCCTTGTTGTGGAAAAAACAATAAGCAGCGAAGATTTTGAACTTTTTCAGTTATTCGATGATACGACAGAAATTTGTAATTTACTGAAAAAGTGTTCCAAGACTTCAGGAATATCAACAGCCATAGACGAATTAAAATGA
- the proB gene encoding glutamate 5-kinase — translation MKRKDEKRYQILSKAKKVVVKIGTGVLTNEEGFLDRAQIKGLAKQVVELRKMGYRAVVVSSGAIGSGMGELGIGKRPGTLPELQAIAAIGQSKLISMYDACFRSHGYHAAQILLTREDFEDRQRYLNTCNTIHALFHLNAIPVVNENDTISVNEIRFGDNDELSALVTNLLNAELLIILSSVDGLYDGYPAENSKASVISVVEDVSDDIRRLAFNTKTQRGVGGMQTKIEAASVVVKAGEAVIIANGRTDKILKRIVEGENIGTLFLPKKKKLANRKRWIGFTIKPKGKVCVDDGAMCALTGKGKSLLASGIASVEGAFTKGDIISICRKGNGVVFARGLTNYSSEEIEKIKGCSTSAIAKVLGYKLYDEVIHRDNMVLL, via the coding sequence ATGAAGAGAAAAGATGAAAAACGGTATCAGATTTTATCCAAAGCAAAGAAGGTCGTTGTCAAGATAGGGACAGGTGTTCTGACTAACGAAGAAGGCTTTCTTGACAGGGCACAGATAAAAGGTCTGGCAAAGCAGGTTGTAGAATTACGGAAAATGGGATACCGTGCGGTTGTGGTAAGTTCCGGGGCAATTGGTTCAGGGATGGGGGAGTTAGGAATCGGGAAAAGGCCTGGTACGTTGCCTGAACTGCAGGCTATAGCTGCGATTGGTCAGAGCAAGTTGATTAGTATGTATGATGCATGTTTCAGATCTCATGGTTATCATGCGGCTCAAATACTTCTTACCAGGGAAGATTTTGAGGACCGGCAAAGGTACCTGAATACCTGCAATACTATTCATGCGTTATTTCATCTCAATGCTATTCCTGTAGTAAATGAAAATGATACAATTTCCGTAAATGAAATCAGATTTGGTGACAACGATGAACTTTCTGCTCTGGTGACAAATCTCCTGAATGCTGAATTACTGATTATCCTTTCTTCCGTTGATGGATTATATGACGGATATCCGGCGGAGAATAGCAAGGCATCGGTTATTTCTGTGGTAGAAGATGTTTCTGATGATATCCGCCGTTTGGCATTTAATACAAAGACACAACGGGGGGTCGGGGGCATGCAGACCAAGATAGAGGCAGCATCTGTTGTAGTAAAAGCAGGGGAAGCAGTGATTATTGCAAATGGGAGAACAGATAAGATTTTGAAAAGGATTGTAGAGGGTGAAAATATCGGCACCTTATTTTTACCGAAAAAGAAAAAACTTGCAAACCGTAAGAGATGGATCGGGTTTACGATAAAACCAAAAGGCAAGGTCTGCGTTGACGATGGGGCTATGTGTGCCTTAACCGGCAAGGGGAAAAGTTTACTTGCTTCCGGTATTGCGTCGGTAGAGGGAGCCTTTACCAAGGGAGATATTATTTCTATTTGCAGGAAAGGAAACGGGGTTGTGTTTGCCAGAGGTCTTACAAATTATTCTTCCGAAGAGATTGAGAAGATTAAAGGATGCAGTACGTCTGCTATTGCCAAAGTGCTCGGTTATAAACTTTACGATGAGGTTATTCACCGGGATAATATGGTGTTGTTGTAA
- a CDS encoding ABC transporter ATP-binding protein: protein MLSSLVLSGINGAIAWSIQPVIDSLFVKKSAGLMLLLSFGIITLFFMRGLFSFITNYLMSSIGAKIARSIRQGVFTKLLSLPLSFYNRTPSAAVVSKMLNDVHLLQETAAFTMKDFFVEGCTVIVLAIVAITRRWDIALLSFVVVPLIILSIGKFGKWMKKTGMNTRLLIAKITSILQESLQGIKIIKAFTMEKKMLEKYESALTDHYRNTMRETRINEFSSFIAEFLGGVGIAIIMLYGGHLVISEKMTPGSFFSFITAILMMYTPLKRLSRVNNNFQQSRNVIERLKEIITEIPEKKGGLEKEIKGHIVFENVSFRYPSAEDYALKNINLEISPNEIIALVGYSGAGKSTLADLPVGFWNPTTGNVYIDNVNIKDLSLYSLRKHIGTVTQDVLLFDDTIKANIQFGRPDATEEMIIAAAKDAYAHEFIMRTAGRL from the coding sequence ATGCTCAGCAGCCTTGTCCTATCCGGAATAAATGGAGCTATTGCATGGAGCATTCAGCCAGTTATAGACTCTCTGTTCGTAAAAAAATCAGCAGGGCTTATGTTGCTTCTGTCGTTTGGCATCATTACCTTATTCTTTATGAGAGGTTTGTTCTCTTTCATAACCAATTATCTAATGAGTTCCATAGGAGCAAAAATAGCAAGATCAATTAGACAAGGCGTTTTCACAAAGTTACTCTCATTGCCGCTCTCATTTTATAACAGAACACCGAGCGCTGCCGTTGTATCAAAAATGCTGAATGATGTTCATTTACTCCAGGAAACCGCAGCTTTTACCATGAAAGATTTTTTTGTAGAAGGTTGTACAGTAATTGTACTTGCAATTGTTGCGATTACCAGGAGATGGGATATTGCACTTCTCTCCTTTGTGGTTGTACCCTTAATTATCTTAAGTATAGGCAAGTTTGGCAAATGGATGAAAAAAACGGGTATGAACACGAGACTGCTTATAGCAAAAATCACCTCGATCCTCCAGGAAAGTCTTCAAGGTATAAAGATTATAAAAGCATTTACTATGGAAAAAAAGATGCTCGAAAAATACGAAAGTGCTTTGACAGACCATTACAGGAATACCATGAGAGAAACAAGGATAAATGAATTTTCGTCTTTCATTGCTGAATTTCTCGGTGGTGTCGGAATAGCAATTATTATGCTTTATGGTGGACATCTTGTAATATCAGAAAAAATGACCCCTGGTTCCTTTTTCTCGTTTATCACTGCAATCCTGATGATGTATACACCTCTCAAGAGACTCAGCAGGGTTAACAATAATTTTCAGCAAAGCCGGAATGTCATTGAAAGGTTAAAAGAAATCATCACAGAAATACCAGAGAAAAAAGGCGGATTGGAAAAGGAGATCAAAGGACACATTGTTTTTGAAAATGTTTCTTTCAGGTATCCCTCCGCAGAAGATTATGCTCTTAAAAATATCAACCTGGAAATATCCCCTAATGAAATTATTGCTCTTGTCGGCTATAGTGGTGCCGGGAAAAGTACCCTGGCAGACCTCCCGGTAGGTTTCTGGAATCCTACAACCGGTAATGTTTACATTGATAATGTCAATATAAAAGATTTGTCTCTTTATTCTTTAAGGAAACATATAGGGACGGTTACCCAGGACGTCCTCTTGTTTGACGATACCATTAAAGCAAACATACAATTTGGCAGGCCAGATGCAACGGAAGAAATGATTATCGCAGCAGCAAAGGATGCCTATGCCCATGAATTTATCATGAGAACTGCCGGAAGGCTATGA
- a CDS encoding glycosyltransferase: MKILFVDSKSSTPYDSMIMREEGIGGTEGSLVRVARGLAYHHEIAIAQYGRRQAVWVDGVHYLPRDMAPFGTDIPDCTIVLRKHKLVCDFRRRFPATSLYCWIHNWQPAEVIIKRAWLARAGAGLICVSQSHCAHSNRMINGPVARLLGAAALISRRVPVHYIYNPVDDDLIPDGTAVDRDQMIFFSTANKGLLQVLRNFTAVSHAVPTIKLLVAGTRPEDMQSNHPDCVMILQQPGVRLLGRLPQQEILMHLRRSLCVFYPQSMHPETFGLIFAEANAVGVPVLAHDFGAAREVLCSEDQLVDANDTNAVVDRIVSWHRGGRPKVAVRPEFRTSTVIAHWRRLLER; encoded by the coding sequence ATGAAAATATTGTTTGTCGACAGCAAGTCGAGTACTCCTTACGACAGTATGATTATGCGTGAAGAGGGCATCGGTGGTACCGAGGGTAGCCTGGTCAGGGTTGCCCGCGGCCTTGCATATCATCATGAGATTGCCATAGCTCAATACGGCCGCAGGCAAGCGGTATGGGTGGATGGTGTTCATTACCTGCCACGCGATATGGCACCTTTTGGTACCGACATCCCGGATTGTACTATTGTATTGCGCAAACACAAGCTTGTCTGTGACTTCCGCCGCCGTTTTCCAGCTACATCGTTATATTGTTGGATCCATAACTGGCAGCCGGCCGAAGTGATAATTAAAAGAGCCTGGCTTGCGCGTGCCGGTGCCGGGCTTATTTGTGTCTCGCAGTCTCATTGTGCACATTCCAATCGCATGATCAACGGACCAGTTGCCCGTTTGCTTGGTGCGGCAGCATTAATTTCAAGGCGGGTGCCGGTACACTATATCTATAATCCCGTTGATGATGATCTGATACCTGATGGAACGGCAGTAGACCGGGACCAGATGATATTTTTCAGTACGGCAAATAAGGGATTGCTCCAAGTTTTACGCAACTTTACTGCTGTCAGTCATGCGGTGCCAACGATAAAGTTGCTGGTAGCCGGAACAAGACCGGAAGATATGCAATCCAATCATCCGGATTGTGTAATGATATTACAGCAACCGGGTGTACGCTTGCTTGGCCGGCTACCACAGCAAGAGATACTGATGCATCTCAGGCGCTCACTATGTGTCTTCTATCCGCAGTCTATGCACCCTGAGACCTTTGGCCTGATCTTCGCTGAGGCCAATGCCGTTGGTGTTCCGGTTCTGGCGCATGATTTCGGGGCAGCTCGTGAGGTGTTGTGCAGCGAGGATCAACTCGTCGATGCGAATGATACGAATGCAGTTGTAGACAGGATTGTATCGTGGCACCGGGGAGGCCGTCCAAAAGTTGCGGTACGTCCGGAATTTCGTACCAGTACGGTCATAGCTCATTGGCGGCGATTATTAGAACGGTAA